One Bacillota bacterium genomic window, TCACGGCCTACCTCATTGCGGTGACCGATGCTTCTGGGGCCTACGTGAGCACCCATTACCTGGAGCCTTGAGGTTGCTGCCCTAGTAGAAGCCGGTTCTTCTCTCTGTCTTTTGATGGGCGGTCTCGGACCTGACGGTAGGCAGGGGATAGCGCTCCCTCGGTTGGTAGGGTCCAGTTTTGTGTTCTGGACTCAGGAGGCCCAAAGATCCGACAGCACTTCGAAAGAAATTCCATTGTTTGCTATTCTTCTTTCTGCTTACAATAAAAGTAAGACAGACGGAGGAGGGCCGGATATGACTAAAAGAGAACGGGTGTTTACTGCTCTGTCCCACCAGCAGCCCGACGTGGCACCGTGGCAGATCGGGTTTACCCAAGAAGCCCATCAAAAAATGGTGAACTACCTCGGTGATCCGGGGTTTACGGGGACAATCGGGAACCATTTGGCTAGTTTCTCCTTTAACCGCTTTGAACAGGTGGGACCGGATCTGTATCAGGATATCTTTGGTGTGGTATGGGACAGATCTCGGGACAAGAGCATCGGTGTGGTGAAGGAGTATCAGATCAAGGACGGCTCCTTGCGGGGCTATCGGTTTCCGGATCCCAAGACCATCAGTTTTCCCCTGCAACCAGGGGAATTCGCCCAGCGGGCACCGGAACATTTCCGTACCTTTGATATTGGCTTTTCCATGTTCGAACGGGCCTGGACCTTGTACGGTATGGAAAACCTGTTGATGGACATGATCTTAAACCCGTCCTTCGTTCACGAACTCCTTGATGCCATCCTGGAGTTCAATCTGGGCGTCATCGAACGGGCCTTGGATTACGAGATTGACGGTGTCTATTTCGGGGACGACTGGGGCCAGCAAAGGGGTCTCATTATGGGGATTGAGTACTGGCGGAAGTTTATCAAGCCTCGGATGGCTACCATGTTTGCCAAGGTGAAAGCGGCCGGCAAGTATGTTATTCTACACTCCTGTGGTGACGTTCAGGAGCTGTTCCCTGAATTGATCGATATCGGTTTGGATGTCTTTAACACCTTCCAGCCGGAGATCATGGATGTGAAGGAGATGA contains:
- a CDS encoding uroporphyrinogen decarboxylase: MTKRERVFTALSHQQPDVAPWQIGFTQEAHQKMVNYLGDPGFTGTIGNHLASFSFNRFEQVGPDLYQDIFGVVWDRSRDKSIGVVKEYQIKDGSLRGYRFPDPKTISFPLQPGEFAQRAPEHFRTFDIGFSMFERAWTLYGMENLLMDMILNPSFVHELLDAILEFNLGVIERALDYEIDGVYFGDDWGQQRGLIMGIEYWRKFIKPRMATMFAKVKAAGKYVILHSCGDVQELFPELIDIGLDVFNTFQPEIMDVKEMKRLYGHHLTFYGGISTQRALPFLSPHEVKELVIQMIRDIGRGGGYIVAPTHAIPGDVPVENILALIETVQNQGELV